From one Formosa sediminum genomic stretch:
- the ribH gene encoding 6,7-dimethyl-8-ribityllumazine synthase, producing MATANKNLSDYDKTTIPDASNYRFGIVVSEWNDTITDGLFKGAYHTLIENGVDPENIKHWNVPGSFELIYGCKKMQEQMVDAVIAIGSVIQGETKHFDFVCEGVTQGIKDLNVIHDVPVIFCVLTDNNIQQSIDRSGGIHGNKGTEAAIAAIKMAELRSNA from the coding sequence ATGGCAACAGCTAATAAAAATTTATCAGATTACGATAAAACAACAATCCCAGACGCGAGTAACTATCGGTTTGGGATTGTTGTTTCTGAATGGAATGATACCATTACAGACGGCCTTTTTAAAGGGGCATATCATACCTTAATTGAAAACGGAGTAGATCCTGAAAATATTAAACATTGGAATGTGCCAGGAAGTTTTGAATTGATTTACGGTTGTAAAAAAATGCAAGAACAAATGGTAGATGCTGTAATTGCAATAGGTAGTGTAATTCAGGGTGAGACTAAACATTTCGATTTTGTTTGTGAAGGCGTAACACAAGGGATTAAAGACTTAAATGTGATACACGATGTCCCTGTTATTTTCTGTGTATTAACAGATAATAATATACAACAGTCTATAGATCGTTCTGGAGGTATTCATGGGAATAAAGGTACAGAAGCAGCTATAGCAGCTATAAAAATGGCAGAATTACGTAGTAATGCTTAG
- a CDS encoding YfgM family protein, with protein MATYKKRGYKPSTKPEEVENDIENFDNVEEHSTTAEVFNTLDETASKTEDWVAENQKYIFIIIGVVAAVVLGYLGYNEFVAQPKESEAMNDMSQAKIYFNQAVNGTEKDSLYTLALNGGEGKYGMLDIIENHSGTPAANLAEYYAGMAYLNLKDYKNAIEYLSDFSADDEALGPLAKGAIGDAFVQLNQLEDALDYYKQAANLKTNEFTTPMYLNKSGLIALELGKADEALGYFETIKNDYPSSTEASTVDVFIGKAQVLANK; from the coding sequence ATGGCAACTTATAAAAAGAGAGGTTACAAACCTTCTACTAAACCAGAAGAGGTAGAAAACGATATAGAAAATTTTGACAATGTTGAAGAGCATTCAACGACTGCTGAAGTTTTTAATACGTTAGACGAAACAGCTTCTAAAACAGAAGACTGGGTAGCTGAAAATCAAAAATACATCTTTATTATAATTGGTGTAGTTGCTGCTGTTGTGTTAGGCTATTTAGGGTACAACGAATTTGTTGCACAACCTAAAGAAAGTGAAGCAATGAATGATATGTCTCAAGCTAAAATTTATTTTAACCAGGCAGTTAACGGAACAGAAAAAGATTCACTTTATACTTTAGCATTAAATGGTGGTGAAGGTAAATATGGTATGTTAGATATCATTGAAAACCACAGCGGAACACCTGCTGCTAATTTAGCAGAGTATTATGCAGGTATGGCTTACTTAAATTTAAAAGATTATAAAAACGCAATAGAATATTTAAGTGATTTCTCTGCAGATGATGAAGCATTAGGACCTTTAGCAAAAGGTGCAATTGGAGATGCTTTTGTACAGTTAAATCAATTAGAAGATGCTTTAGATTATTATAAGCAAGCGGCGAATTTAAAAACAAATGAATTTACTACGCCTATGTATTTAAATAAATCTGGTTTGATTGCTTTAGAATTAGGTAAGGCAGATGAAGCTTTAGGTTATTTTGAAACTATTAAAAATGACTATCCAAGTTCTACAGAAGCATCAACAGTAGATGTATTTATTGGTAAGGCGCAAGTGTTAGCAAATAAATAA
- the recF gene encoding DNA replication/repair protein RecF (All proteins in this family for which functions are known are DNA-binding proteins that assist the filamentation of RecA onto DNA for the initiation of recombination or recombinational repair.), translating into MILKSLSLINYKNFESESFEFDNKINCFVGQNGVGKTNILDAIYHLSFGKSYFNPIASQNIKHDEDFFVVQGDFEKNEQPEKIVVSLKNGQKKVIKRNAKAYDKFSDHIGFIPLVMISPADRDLIIEGSETRRKFMDSVISQSDKNYLNDLINYNKTVSQRNALLKYFALNNTFNATTLDVYNSQLNDLGTSIFEKRKAFLDVFIPIFKSRHKVISNNQEPVDLNYKSDLFKGDLKTLLEQNLNKDRAVQYTSTGIHKDDLLFEIDGHPIKKFGSQGQQKSFLIALKLAQFDFIKGLSGVNPILLLDDIFDKLDEQRVGQIIKLVNDSNFGQLFISDTHADRTEHAIKQVHQSYQIFNIGA; encoded by the coding sequence ATGATCTTAAAATCCTTATCTCTAATAAATTACAAAAATTTTGAAAGTGAATCTTTTGAATTCGACAACAAAATTAATTGTTTTGTAGGACAAAATGGAGTTGGGAAAACAAACATATTAGACGCAATTTATCATTTATCTTTCGGAAAAAGCTATTTCAACCCTATTGCATCACAAAATATTAAACATGATGAAGACTTTTTTGTAGTGCAAGGCGATTTTGAAAAGAACGAACAACCCGAAAAAATTGTAGTCAGTTTAAAAAACGGACAAAAAAAAGTTATTAAACGTAATGCTAAAGCTTACGATAAATTTAGTGATCATATTGGTTTTATCCCTTTAGTAATGATTTCTCCAGCAGATCGTGATTTAATTATTGAAGGTAGTGAAACTCGACGCAAATTTATGGATAGCGTAATCTCACAAAGCGACAAAAATTATTTAAACGACTTAATTAATTACAATAAAACGGTATCCCAACGCAACGCTTTATTAAAATATTTTGCACTTAATAACACCTTTAATGCAACAACTTTGGATGTCTATAATTCTCAATTAAATGATTTAGGCACTTCTATTTTTGAAAAACGTAAAGCATTTTTAGATGTTTTTATTCCCATATTTAAATCGCGACATAAGGTTATAAGTAACAACCAAGAGCCCGTAGATTTAAATTACAAAAGCGATTTATTTAAAGGAGATTTAAAAACGCTTTTAGAACAGAATTTAAATAAAGATCGAGCGGTACAGTATACTTCTACTGGTATACATAAAGACGATTTATTGTTTGAAATAGATGGGCATCCTATAAAAAAATTTGGAAGTCAAGGACAACAAAAATCATTTTTAATTGCATTAAAGTTAGCTCAATTCGATTTTATCAAAGGTTTAAGTGGCGTAAATCCTATTTTGTTATTAGATGATATTTTTGACAAGTTAGACGAACAACGTGTAGGGCAAATTATTAAATTAGTAAACGACTCTAATTTCGGACAGTTATTTATAAGCGATACCCATGCAGACCGTACAGAACATGCTATAAAACAAGTACATCAATCATATCAAATTTTCAATATCGGCGCATAA
- a CDS encoding lipocalin family protein: protein MKHYFALFCLIILSSCSNTTNIDVSNLNGYWEIEEVIQSDGTSHVYKINETIDYIEINDSLTGYRQKMKTDADNNYTPVTNKEQIKIITENDSLKIQYHTPFSEWKETILELNNDKLKVVNTLKNVYIYKRYIPLNL from the coding sequence ATGAAACATTATTTTGCCCTCTTTTGCTTAATTATTTTAAGCAGTTGCTCGAACACCACTAATATTGATGTCTCTAATTTAAATGGATATTGGGAAATTGAGGAAGTCATACAATCAGACGGGACATCTCATGTCTACAAAATCAATGAGACTATAGATTATATTGAAATTAATGATAGTTTAACGGGTTATAGGCAAAAAATGAAAACCGATGCAGATAACAATTACACTCCGGTTACTAATAAAGAACAAATAAAGATTATTACAGAAAATGATAGCTTAAAAATACAATATCACACCCCGTTTTCTGAGTGGAAAGAAACCATTTTAGAATTGAATAACGATAAGTTAAAAGTCGTAAACACACTAAAAAACGTATATATTTACAAACGATATATTCCTTTAAATTTATAA
- a CDS encoding DUF721 domain-containing protein, which translates to MAKRNNENLSISDVLKEFVETNKLDRGLDKVNVRDAWTKLMGNGVNNYTTAISLERDTLYVQLSSSVLREELSYGKSKIVTMLNEELGKELVHKIVLR; encoded by the coding sequence ATGGCTAAACGCAACAACGAAAACCTAAGCATATCAGACGTTTTAAAAGAATTTGTAGAAACTAATAAATTAGATCGCGGTTTAGACAAGGTTAATGTACGTGATGCTTGGACAAAACTTATGGGAAACGGTGTAAACAATTACACTACAGCCATAAGTTTAGAACGCGATACGCTATATGTACAATTAAGTTCTAGTGTATTACGAGAAGAATTAAGTTACGGAAAATCTAAAATTGTAACTATGCTTAATGAAGAATTAGGTAAAGAGTTAGTGCATAAAATTGTATTAAGATAA
- a CDS encoding porin family protein → MKKYSAFIFYLLFAIPQLTTAQAAILAMIFGDKVASEKFNLSMEVGVPFNSFSNVDDLKIQNGINFGIAGNLKLSENWYVSPTVYFLSKRTVILKHTNLISDDAYLNSLYSDTSAKMRLNYTDIHVLFSYQLSDSNFRFGLSPQVSFFGKSESTYSGPEGELVQNTSKFVNKTDYGVIANVGYYLKSAHKGRGIILNLRYYQGFTDVLKNDFASGDNKSNYVALHVSLPFLTDELASKNLKPINK, encoded by the coding sequence ATGAAAAAGTATTCAGCTTTTATTTTTTATTTACTTTTTGCGATACCTCAGTTAACAACTGCGCAAGCTGCTATTCTGGCAATGATTTTCGGGGATAAAGTAGCCTCAGAAAAATTTAATCTAAGTATGGAGGTGGGAGTGCCTTTTAACAGTTTCTCAAATGTAGACGATTTAAAAATACAAAATGGTATAAATTTTGGAATTGCAGGAAACCTTAAACTATCAGAAAATTGGTATGTAAGCCCTACGGTTTATTTTCTTTCTAAAAGAACGGTAATATTAAAGCATACTAATTTAATTTCTGATGATGCTTACTTAAATAGTTTATACAGCGATACTTCTGCTAAAATGCGATTAAATTATACAGATATTCACGTGTTGTTTTCGTATCAACTAAGCGATTCTAATTTCAGATTTGGATTAAGTCCGCAAGTTTCATTTTTTGGAAAGTCAGAATCTACATATTCTGGACCTGAAGGTGAGCTGGTACAAAACACAAGTAAATTTGTAAATAAAACAGATTATGGTGTTATTGCTAACGTTGGATATTATCTTAAATCTGCACATAAAGGCAGAGGGATTATCTTAAATTTAAGATACTATCAAGGATTTACAGATGTATTAAAAAATGATTTTGCTTCTGGAGATAATAAAAGCAATTATGTTGCTTTACATGTGAGTTTACCATTTCTTACAGACGAACTTGCATCAAAAAACCTAAAACCAATTAATAAGTAA
- a CDS encoding gluconate 5-dehydrogenase → MSLDLFNVENKIALITGSTHGLGLAMAKGLGLAGATIIINGNSSQDKIDKAVAECKAEGINAIGYKFNVADETEVIDAISKIETEVGAIDILINNAGIIKRTPLIDMEVSDFKAVVNIDLVSPFIVSKHAVKNMISRNQGKIINICSMMSELGRNNVGAYAAAKGGLKMLTQNMATEWAKHNIQVNGIGPGYFATSQTAPIRVDGHPFNDFIISRTPAARWGNPEDLQGATIFLSSKASDFVNGHVLYVDGGILATIGKPANEG, encoded by the coding sequence ATGAGTTTAGATTTATTTAATGTAGAAAACAAAATTGCTTTAATTACTGGTAGCACACATGGTCTAGGTTTAGCGATGGCCAAAGGTTTAGGTCTGGCAGGGGCAACGATTATTATAAATGGTAATTCGTCTCAAGACAAAATTGATAAAGCAGTAGCCGAATGTAAAGCCGAAGGCATTAATGCAATAGGCTACAAATTTAATGTTGCAGATGAAACCGAAGTTATTGATGCTATTTCTAAAATAGAAACCGAAGTTGGTGCAATAGATATTTTAATTAACAACGCTGGAATTATAAAACGTACTCCTCTTATAGATATGGAAGTTAGCGATTTTAAGGCTGTAGTAAATATAGATTTAGTTAGTCCGTTTATAGTTTCTAAACATGCGGTTAAAAATATGATTTCTCGCAACCAAGGGAAAATTATCAACATCTGTTCTATGATGAGCGAATTAGGACGCAATAACGTAGGTGCATATGCAGCAGCTAAAGGTGGATTAAAAATGTTAACTCAGAATATGGCTACGGAATGGGCAAAACATAATATTCAAGTTAATGGTATTGGTCCGGGGTATTTTGCAACCTCGCAAACAGCTCCTATTCGTGTAGACGGCCATCCATTTAACGACTTTATTATTAGCAGAACACCAGCTGCTCGTTGGGGAAATCCAGAAGATTTACAAGGAGCAACTATTTTTTTAAGTTCTAAAGCTAGTGATTTTGTTAATGGACATGTACTGTATGTAGATGGTGGTATATTAGCAACGATTGGTAAACCTGCCAATGAAGGTTAA
- a CDS encoding endonuclease, giving the protein MVKQLQFLFLLLISTLSFAQTPEYYNSIDFTKTGEELKTELAELISTTHTTYIPYTSSTLDTWDALKTSDLDPDNLEDVLLFYGYNQTSTVTMFNRTRDKDLTCHVTECTGKWNREHVFPKSLANPNLDTSYPGAGTDVYNLRPADTEMNSLRSNRKFADGTGNASVTADGLFYPGDEWKGDVARIIMYMYLRYPTRCLPVNVGSGNAVYSDYGDMPDVFLKWNAEDPVSEVERNRNTEFESIQGNRNPFVDNPYLATLIWNGPEATDTWNTLSVNQVEVSDFKIYPTITTGYVYIQNTTQSKIHYQLYNILGQRVMSATTTDKIDLTERTKGIYILKINVNANNYNYKIVKK; this is encoded by the coding sequence ATGGTTAAACAATTACAATTTTTATTTCTTTTATTAATATCAACATTAAGTTTTGCTCAAACACCAGAATATTATAACTCTATCGATTTTACTAAAACAGGAGAGGAGTTAAAGACCGAGTTAGCCGAATTAATTTCTACAACACATACTACATATATACCATACACATCTAGTACCTTAGATACTTGGGATGCGTTAAAAACGAGTGATTTAGATCCTGATAATTTAGAGGATGTACTTTTGTTTTATGGTTATAATCAAACAAGTACTGTAACCATGTTTAATAGAACTCGAGATAAAGATTTAACCTGTCATGTTACTGAATGTACAGGGAAATGGAATAGAGAACATGTGTTTCCAAAGTCTTTAGCAAACCCCAATTTAGATACTTCATACCCAGGAGCAGGAACAGATGTTTATAATTTACGTCCTGCAGATACAGAGATGAATTCTTTAAGAAGTAATCGTAAGTTTGCAGATGGTACGGGGAATGCTTCAGTAACTGCTGACGGCCTTTTTTATCCTGGCGATGAATGGAAAGGTGATGTGGCAAGAATAATTATGTATATGTACTTGCGGTATCCAACCCGATGTTTACCTGTAAATGTTGGATCCGGGAACGCTGTGTATTCAGACTATGGAGATATGCCAGACGTGTTTTTAAAATGGAATGCAGAAGATCCCGTTTCTGAAGTAGAACGTAATAGAAATACGGAATTTGAAAGTATTCAAGGTAATAGAAATCCGTTTGTAGATAATCCCTATTTGGCAACTTTAATTTGGAATGGTCCTGAAGCTACTGATACTTGGAATACGTTGAGTGTAAATCAGGTTGAAGTTTCAGATTTTAAAATATATCCTACAATTACAACAGGATATGTATATATTCAAAATACCACGCAATCCAAAATACACTATCAGCTTTATAATATATTGGGACAACGCGTAATGTCTGCAACAACAACAGATAAAATTGATTTAACTGAAAGAACTAAAGGTATTTATATTTTAAAAATTAATGTTAATGCCAACAATTATAATTATAAAATTGTGAAGAAGTAA
- a CDS encoding SDR family oxidoreductase, which produces MKANQFGKDGWTPNRIKNLKGKTFVITGTTSGTGYEAAKILLSKNATVVMLNRKPKKAEDSIKILQQELGNHIDVIAIKMDLEVQASVKKAAEEVLKTVSQIDALICNAAIAQVPNQTLTVDGWESQMGTNYYGNWTLQALLFPLIEKSKGRIVTVGSLGYDMGIKTIKFDDLNWDKDYTPNNAYSQSKLAQIMSIYELQDRLKLVEKTEVKAYACHPGSSRTNLINTSGSFMMKFIFNLMKLSPLTQSAEKGAYPQLMCATKPNLDQKEFYGPTGRNFWTGPVGAHKLEPHAKDKIVAKKLWELSEKETGIKWNI; this is translated from the coding sequence ATGAAGGCAAATCAATTTGGCAAAGACGGTTGGACACCCAACAGAATTAAAAACCTTAAAGGCAAAACATTTGTGATAACAGGTACGACTAGCGGAACAGGTTATGAAGCAGCAAAAATATTACTATCTAAAAATGCAACAGTAGTAATGCTTAACAGAAAGCCTAAAAAAGCAGAAGACTCAATTAAAATATTACAGCAAGAACTAGGAAACCATATAGACGTTATTGCTATAAAAATGGATTTAGAAGTACAAGCTTCTGTTAAAAAAGCTGCTGAAGAAGTTTTAAAAACAGTCTCTCAAATAGACGCGCTTATTTGCAACGCAGCAATTGCTCAAGTACCTAATCAAACACTTACGGTAGATGGTTGGGAAAGTCAAATGGGAACGAATTACTACGGAAACTGGACATTACAAGCTTTATTGTTTCCTCTTATTGAAAAATCTAAAGGACGAATTGTAACTGTAGGCAGTTTGGGATATGATATGGGAATTAAAACCATCAAATTTGACGATTTGAATTGGGATAAAGATTACACACCTAATAACGCATATAGTCAAAGCAAATTAGCTCAAATTATGTCTATTTATGAATTACAAGACAGATTAAAATTAGTAGAAAAAACAGAAGTTAAAGCATACGCTTGTCACCCAGGGTCTTCCCGAACCAACTTAATAAATACAAGCGGTAGTTTTATGATGAAATTCATTTTTAACCTCATGAAATTATCGCCATTAACGCAATCTGCAGAAAAAGGTGCATATCCGCAATTAATGTGTGCTACAAAACCAAATTTAGACCAAAAAGAATTTTATGGTCCAACTGGTAGAAACTTCTGGACTGGCCCTGTTGGTGCGCACAAACTAGAACCACACGCTAAAGATAAAATAGTGGCTAAAAAACTATGGGAACTTTCAGAAAAAGAAACAGGTATAAAATGGAATATATAA
- a CDS encoding helix-turn-helix domain-containing protein yields MQHFKTLSAYLEYLELPRPEHPMFSVFNSKGDGYLPCPRESSPPITNDCYSISFKKYVEGNLNYGRTKYDFTNGALIFIAPRQVLQWDSSVVFEQKGFSINFHEDFLKGTELAHQIKKYGFFSYTVNEALHLSPKEEKQIESIVENIEIEYQNNQDEFSKEIIISQLNTLLKYANRFYERQFLNRKEISNNLLDQFNQYLTQYFESGQLQEKGIPSIEQIATQMQVSQRYLSDTLKKETGKTTTEHLQLHLIDEAKNILLQPNKSISEIAYELGFEYPPYFSRLFKKKEGISPTEYREKYKLN; encoded by the coding sequence ATGCAACATTTTAAAACATTATCGGCTTACTTAGAGTATTTAGAGTTACCTCGACCAGAGCATCCTATGTTTAGTGTATTCAACTCTAAAGGCGATGGCTATTTACCTTGCCCAAGAGAAAGTTCGCCACCAATTACCAATGATTGCTACTCTATTAGTTTTAAAAAATATGTAGAAGGAAACTTAAACTACGGACGTACAAAATACGATTTTACCAACGGTGCATTAATTTTTATAGCCCCAAGACAAGTACTTCAATGGGATAGTAGTGTCGTTTTTGAACAAAAAGGCTTTTCTATAAATTTTCATGAAGATTTCTTAAAAGGAACCGAGTTAGCCCATCAAATTAAAAAATACGGTTTCTTTTCTTATACCGTAAATGAAGCATTACATCTTTCACCAAAAGAAGAAAAACAAATTGAATCAATCGTTGAGAATATTGAAATTGAATATCAAAACAATCAAGATGAATTTAGCAAAGAGATTATTATTTCCCAACTAAATACCTTATTAAAATACGCCAATCGATTTTATGAAAGACAGTTTTTGAATAGAAAAGAAATATCTAACAATTTGCTAGACCAATTTAATCAATATCTAACTCAATATTTTGAATCTGGACAATTGCAAGAAAAAGGTATACCAAGTATAGAGCAAATAGCAACTCAAATGCAAGTCTCCCAGCGTTACCTAAGTGACACCTTAAAAAAAGAAACTGGCAAAACGACTACTGAACATTTGCAATTACACTTAATAGATGAAGCAAAAAATATATTATTACAACCTAATAAAAGTATATCTGAAATAGCTTACGAGTTAGGATTTGAATATCCGCCCTATTTCTCAAGGTTATTTAAAAAGAAAGAAGGTATAAGTCCAACCGAATATAGAGAAAAATATAAATTGAATTAA
- a CDS encoding GH39 family glycosyl hydrolase translates to MKKLFITGLVALMAQLGFAQKQVRVDATANGEKFEHFWSKSVGAGRANEGLRAGWLAQLEKVQEECGFEFVRFHGIFHDDMFPVFEKDGKYTYNWQYIDDLFDRMLDLNVRPFVELAFFPTPLAAENSKTQFWWKANITPDESKYGEWHNLVKAFTQHCVDRYGIDEVLTWYFEVWNEPNLYYGFFDGTKSQYFELYKQSVLAVRSVDNRLKVGGPSSSNFVADGRYDGEVESRDGDLITFTADNINNLEWKGSWIEDFLAYCEKEKLPVDFVSTHPYPTDYPFNPTTGKGKDFSRYVNSTKDDIEWLNRTIKKSAYPNAEIHLTEWNTSPNSRDAMHDFLPPAAYIAKVNLDCIGLTNSLAFWTFTDIFEEKGGGESIFHGGFGMINYQGLVKPSYHAYRMLHHLGNEKLFKNDYLFVSRKSGDAKIVALAYNYPEDHYNAVPSSIKKIDKYDNGKSRQLKMELTDLKPGTQFKLETLDKDHGNIYNYWEQMGKPEPPTREQIKVMKQAAEGLKTELVTVGKNGKLTLDRVLSPWSLVLIEQIN, encoded by the coding sequence ATGAAAAAACTATTTATTACAGGGCTGGTGGCACTTATGGCTCAATTGGGCTTTGCCCAGAAGCAAGTCCGGGTAGATGCTACGGCTAATGGCGAAAAATTTGAACATTTTTGGAGCAAAAGTGTAGGAGCAGGTCGTGCAAACGAAGGTTTACGTGCCGGTTGGTTAGCGCAGTTAGAAAAGGTACAAGAAGAATGCGGATTCGAGTTTGTGAGATTTCATGGGATTTTTCACGACGATATGTTTCCTGTATTTGAAAAAGATGGAAAGTATACTTACAATTGGCAATATATAGACGATTTGTTTGATAGAATGTTAGATTTAAATGTGCGTCCGTTTGTAGAGTTGGCATTTTTTCCAACACCATTGGCAGCCGAAAATAGTAAAACGCAATTTTGGTGGAAAGCCAATATTACTCCAGATGAATCCAAGTATGGCGAATGGCATAATTTAGTAAAAGCCTTTACGCAACACTGCGTAGACCGTTATGGCATTGATGAGGTGTTAACTTGGTATTTTGAAGTGTGGAACGAACCAAATTTATATTATGGATTTTTTGATGGTACCAAATCCCAATATTTCGAGTTGTATAAACAATCTGTTTTGGCAGTAAGATCTGTAGATAATCGCTTAAAAGTAGGCGGACCATCAAGCAGTAATTTTGTAGCCGATGGGCGTTACGATGGCGAAGTAGAAAGCAGAGATGGAGATTTAATTACGTTTACCGCAGATAATATTAACAATCTGGAATGGAAAGGCTCTTGGATAGAAGACTTTTTAGCATATTGCGAGAAGGAAAAGCTTCCGGTAGATTTTGTGTCGACGCATCCATATCCTACAGATTATCCATTTAATCCAACTACAGGAAAAGGAAAAGATTTTTCTAGATATGTAAATTCTACAAAAGACGATATCGAATGGTTAAACAGAACCATTAAAAAAAGTGCTTACCCAAATGCCGAAATCCATTTAACCGAATGGAATACGAGTCCGAATAGTAGAGATGCCATGCACGATTTTTTACCACCAGCAGCGTATATTGCTAAAGTGAACTTAGATTGTATTGGGTTAACAAATTCGTTAGCGTTTTGGACCTTTACAGATATTTTTGAAGAAAAAGGCGGCGGAGAAAGTATCTTTCATGGGGGGTTCGGTATGATAAATTATCAAGGTTTAGTGAAGCCTTCGTATCATGCGTATAGAATGTTACATCATTTAGGTAATGAAAAATTATTTAAAAATGATTATCTATTTGTAAGTCGTAAATCTGGTGATGCAAAAATTGTAGCTTTAGCGTATAATTATCCAGAAGACCATTACAATGCGGTGCCTTCAAGCATCAAAAAAATAGATAAATATGATAATGGTAAATCACGTCAATTAAAAATGGAGCTCACCGATTTAAAACCGGGTACGCAATTTAAATTGGAAACTTTAGATAAGGATCATGGCAATATTTATAATTATTGGGAGCAAATGGGAAAACCAGAGCCACCAACACGTGAGCAAATTAAAGTGATGAAACAAGCTGCCGAAGGTCTTAAAACGGAATTGGTTACAGTAGGTAAAAATGGAAAGTTAACTCTAGATCGCGTATTGAGTCCTTGGAGCTTAGTCTTGATTGAGCAGATTAATTAA
- a CDS encoding family 43 glycosylhydrolase: MKTKLLLLTALLSVTIGGSQNPIFTNVFTADPSPHVWPDDPNTLWVYTSHDEPGSNNHYGMSGYHAFSTTDMVNWIDHGRILHLENVEWAESHAWAMDATFYRGQYYLVYCMKEAGVGLFRTGIARSDVPQGPFTDLGYVKGVEFGQDPAIFIDDDGTPYLYWGHDRQCYAAELNEDLMSIKPDTYVDLTKQLTHVFEGPWVHKRNGTYYLTYPGLTPRRWPEKMFYAVADKPLGPYTFKGVFIDDFEGQSGTNHGGVVNYKGKDIMFYHSAWLSGGLSETRSAMADYLEYDKAGNIIPIIPSKKGLGKAERTRVIMKLEAESGFASGGNLYNVFVDTYLKDYSGKGYVTNFDNPYDHVSMLAQVAKPSKFRFKVRYASPEGESNHNILINSHLCREFKFPQSKTFTEIDFGIIELKAGDNLIRIFKKDWKPSSGQLAVDYVKLEQVFEDEKQL, from the coding sequence ATGAAAACCAAATTATTACTGTTAACAGCGCTTTTAAGTGTGACAATTGGGGGCTCTCAAAATCCCATTTTCACAAATGTATTTACAGCAGATCCATCACCTCATGTTTGGCCAGACGATCCCAATACACTATGGGTGTACACCTCACACGACGAGCCAGGGTCTAATAACCATTACGGCATGTCAGGTTATCACGCTTTTTCTACAACAGATATGGTGAATTGGATAGATCACGGCCGTATTCTTCATTTAGAAAATGTAGAGTGGGCAGAGAGTCATGCATGGGCCATGGACGCCACGTTTTATCGTGGGCAATATTATTTGGTGTATTGTATGAAAGAAGCGGGTGTTGGATTGTTTAGAACCGGAATTGCACGTAGCGATGTCCCACAAGGTCCTTTTACCGATTTAGGTTATGTAAAAGGCGTAGAGTTTGGTCAGGACCCAGCTATTTTTATTGACGACGATGGCACACCTTATCTGTATTGGGGGCACGATAGACAGTGTTATGCCGCAGAATTGAATGAGGACCTTATGTCTATAAAACCGGATACCTATGTTGATTTAACCAAGCAGTTAACCCATGTATTTGAAGGGCCTTGGGTACACAAACGTAATGGCACCTATTATTTAACTTATCCGGGCTTAACGCCGAGACGCTGGCCAGAAAAAATGTTTTATGCCGTAGCCGATAAACCTTTAGGACCATACACGTTTAAAGGTGTATTTATAGATGATTTTGAAGGACAAAGCGGGACCAATCACGGTGGTGTGGTAAATTATAAAGGGAAAGATATTATGTTTTATCACAGCGCTTGGTTGTCTGGTGGTTTGAGTGAAACACGATCTGCAATGGCAGATTATTTAGAATATGATAAAGCCGGTAATATCATCCCAATTATCCCTTCAAAAAAAGGTTTAGGAAAAGCTGAACGAACTAGAGTGATAATGAAATTGGAAGCCGAAAGCGGTTTTGCTTCAGGAGGCAACTTGTACAATGTGTTTGTAGATACGTATTTAAAAGACTATAGCGGAAAAGGCTATGTAACCAATTTCGATAATCCGTACGACCATGTGTCTATGTTAGCGCAAGTTGCTAAACCATCTAAATTTAGATTTAAAGTGAGATATGCATCACCAGAAGGCGAGTCTAATCACAATATATTAATCAATAGTCATTTGTGTCGCGAGTTTAAATTCCCACAATCTAAAACCTTTACAGAAATCGATTTTGGTATTATAGAACTTAAAGCAGGCGATAATCTGATCCGTATTTTTAAAAAAGATTGGAAACCTTCTTCAGGGCAATTGGCTGTAGATTATGTGAAGTTGGAACAGGTATTTGAAGATGAAAAACAACTATAA